From Drosophila nasuta strain 15112-1781.00 chromosome X, ASM2355853v1, whole genome shotgun sequence, one genomic window encodes:
- the LOC132796840 gene encoding pancreatic lipase-related protein 2 translates to MSQLLWLLPLLLLQLSWPTGAQLANPVLKFQMNLLQEQLATLCRTIINRTGDQSKVLPEMARMSFVLQLDACSNVSVPLNRADELFTTSGFSLNRKTVIFITGWGTTIERSNSGPVAKAFACRNDTNFIILDAAHFIRTFYSWAVLNTDTIGRYVAKALIKLDSNYVTKNVHLIGHSLGAQIAGSAARYYKQLSGLQLSRVTGLDPANPCFYDGKELPGTRSGDAKYVDIIISNPGLAGTSDEAGDANFFVEGLQPIKKGCTGLDAIGCSHQRAVDYFTESVYPNNTQNFRGNYCAAYASLWTGRACSNVRTAIMGYAASRSGLFYVEVNQEEPFGKEANLDTFTPTNSACGACNPNL, encoded by the exons ATGTCgcaattgctttggctgttaccactgctgctgttgcagctatCATGGCCCACCGGTGCCCAACTGGCTAACCCAGTGCTTAAATTCCAAATGAATCTGCTGCAGGAGCAACTGGCCACACTCTGTCGCACAATCATCAATCGCACTGGGGATCAATCCAAGGTCCTGCCAGAAATGGCGCGCATGAGTTTCGTTCTGCAATTGGATGCTTGCAGCAATGTTAGTGTGCCGCTTAACCGTGCCGATGAGCTGTTCACCACGTCCGGCTTCTCGCTGAATAGAAAAACGGTCATCTTCATCACCGGCTGGGGCACAACCATCGAAAGATCCAACAGCGGACCAGTAGCCAAGGCATTTGCCTGCCGCAATGACACCAACTTTATA ATACTAGACGCCGCACACTTTATACGCACTTTCTATAGCTGGGCAGTTCTCAACACCGATACCATTGGACGTTATGTGGCCAAGGCATTGATTAAGCTGGACTCAAACTATGTGACCAAGAACGTGCATCTGATTGGACACAGTTTGGGGGCACAAATCGCTGGCTCTGCGGCCAGATATTATAAGCAGCTGAGTGGATTGCAGCTGTCGCGAGTCACCGGACTTGATCCGGCCAATCCGTGTTTCTACGATGGCAAAGAGCTGCCCGGCACACGCAGTGGCGACGCCAAGTACGTGGACATTATCATCTCGAATCCGGGCTTGGCCGGAACCTCCGATGAAGCGGGCGATGCGAACTTCTTTGTCGAGGGTCTGCAACCCATCAAGAAGGGCTGCACTGGCCTGGATGCCATCGGCTGTTCACATCAGCGTGCTGTTGATTACTTTACGGAATCCGTCTATCCGAATAACACGCAAAACTTCAGAGGAAATTACTGTGCCGCCTACGCTAGCCTCTGGACTGGCCGAGCTTGCAGCAATGTGAGAACAGCGATCATGGGCTATGCGGCCTCACGATCGGGTCTCTTCTATGTGGAAGTGAATCAAGAGGAACCCTTCGGAAAAGAAGCGAATCTGGACACGTTTACGCCCACCAATAGTGCCTGCGGTGCTTGCAATCCCAATCTCTAA
- the LOC132796826 gene encoding uncharacterized protein LOC132796826, producing the protein MTTEYAPSTSRTNANNWCCIMDKPRVEEAAGDAGPSTSHQSTTLFKWLALNNQPALEDETPPASFYEVLGNAEVAFHCANCSRLLLSLDADALQRTIGTQTQVLRQLQLGQAQTQTHSQLDALQKQTQTDLEASEEDLAMQAQLEWRLQQLHQRQQDDRSSLWPWLKQLSAFWSLLKTLLIWISVLNGCYLLCRGLWHLSIWQRPLMAPPPSSSLPALLYRKLCALARKLHII; encoded by the coding sequence ATGACCACCGAGTACGCTCCAAGCACATCACGGACAAATGCCAACAACTGGTGCTGCATCATGGACAAGCCGAGAGTTGAAGAAGCTGCCGGCGATGCTGGACCATCGACATCGCATCAGTCGACGACGCTGTTCAAGTGGCTGGCGCTGAACAATCAGCCCGCACTGGAAGATGAAACACCGCCAGCCAGTTTCTATGAGGTGCTGGGCAACGCCGAGGTTGCCTTCCACTGTGCGAACTGCTCGCGGCTGCTGCTCAGCCTCGATGCGGATGCACTGCAGCGCACAATTGGCACCCAGACTCAGGTGCTGAGGCAGTTGCAGCTGGGGCAAGCGCAGACTCAGACACACTCGCAACTTGATGCGCTGCAGAAGCAGACGCAAACGGACCTGGAGGCCAGCGAAGAGGATCTGGCCATGCAGGCTCAGCTCGAGTGGCGACTTCAGCAGCTGCATCAGCGGCAGCAGGATGATCGCAGCTCTTTGTGGCCTTGGCTGAAGCAATTGAGCGCCTTTTGGTCGCTACTGAAGACGCTGCTCATCTGGATCTCGGTGCTCAACGGTTGCTATCTGCTGTGCCGTGGCCTGTGGCATCTCAGCATCTGGCAGCGTCCGCTGATGGCGCCCCCGCCATCGAGCTCGTTGCCCGCGCTCCTCTATCGCAAGCTGTGCGCTCTTGCCAGGAAGCTGCACATCATTTGA